The Paenibacillus uliginis N3/975 genome has a window encoding:
- a CDS encoding carbohydrate ABC transporter permease, giving the protein MKESFAQKTANYVWLALLMVFTLLPFAWLIVTTLKPDTEMFSTVPTWIVDNLTWDHYRWALGDAGLQLPRLLLNSIIVCGITALITGAVACISGYGLARYKVPGVGLVVALIVLAQMIQGPLIMIPWYKMAAAFSLLNTKAILVMIYGTLTIPVGVWIMSGFFRTIPSELEEAAAIDGAGKWRTLFTVIIPLSLPGLVSITLYAFILGWNDYQYSLILTSSIDAKTVQVGIAELMESMGSTNWGGLLASGVIVILPIIVIFAFIQKYLIEGMTAGSVKG; this is encoded by the coding sequence ATGAAGGAGTCCTTTGCTCAAAAAACGGCGAATTATGTCTGGCTGGCGCTGTTGATGGTATTCACGCTGCTGCCGTTCGCCTGGCTGATCGTCACGACGCTGAAGCCGGATACAGAAATGTTCTCCACGGTGCCGACCTGGATCGTGGACAATTTGACCTGGGATCATTACCGCTGGGCGCTTGGCGATGCGGGCTTGCAGCTGCCCCGGCTGCTGCTCAACTCAATTATCGTGTGTGGCATTACCGCGTTGATTACGGGAGCCGTCGCCTGCATTAGCGGCTATGGTCTGGCTCGTTACAAGGTGCCCGGCGTCGGCCTGGTCGTAGCGCTGATCGTGCTGGCCCAGATGATTCAGGGACCGCTGATCATGATTCCGTGGTACAAAATGGCGGCAGCGTTCTCGCTGCTGAATACGAAAGCGATTTTAGTGATGATTTACGGGACACTGACGATACCGGTCGGGGTGTGGATTATGAGCGGGTTTTTCCGCACAATACCGTCCGAGCTGGAGGAAGCTGCGGCGATTGACGGCGCAGGCAAGTGGCGAACGCTGTTCACGGTCATTATTCCGCTAAGCTTGCCGGGACTGGTGTCGATCACGCTTTATGCATTCATTCTCGGCTGGAACGACTACCAGTACTCGCTCATTTTAACCAGCTCCATCGACGCGAAAACCGTTCAGGTCGGCATTGCCGAATTGATGGAAAGCATGGGCTCGACCAACTGGGGCGGATTGCTCGCAAGCGGGGTTATCGTAATTTTGCCGATTATCGTGATATTCGCGTTTATTCAGAAGTATTTGATCGAAGGAATGACTGCAGGGAGCGTAAAAGGTTGA
- a CDS encoding N-acetylneuraminate lyase, translated as MTKPHDFKGVYTALITPMHEDGSIDRESLARLVRHLQVQGVKGFYVGGSTGEGFILSTEERQEVLETVVRAAEEGKSTIIAHVGSIGTEASIELARHAERQGVDAMSAVVPFYYKTTVEQIKEHYNAIMAAVPLPMLIYHYPGATGVQLSMDFYEDMARHPQCIGVKFTSLNLFEMQQIRARCGDRFLIFNGHDEVYAAGALMGADGAIGSTYNMMAPLFVRMFQEAERGGWSRLPELQAESNEVIAHMVQFDVIPYEKYICYAQGIIRSPRARQPLKQLTDAETAAIRTFYEESAVLKASAYQG; from the coding sequence ATGACAAAACCTCACGATTTCAAAGGAGTGTATACTGCGCTTATTACGCCGATGCACGAGGACGGAAGTATCGACCGTGAATCTTTGGCCCGTCTGGTCCGGCATTTGCAGGTCCAGGGGGTTAAAGGGTTTTATGTGGGCGGAAGCACCGGCGAGGGCTTCATCCTGAGTACGGAGGAGAGGCAGGAGGTGCTGGAGACGGTCGTCCGCGCGGCGGAGGAGGGCAAGTCAACGATCATCGCCCACGTCGGATCCATCGGTACGGAAGCTTCGATCGAGCTGGCGCGTCATGCCGAGCGGCAGGGCGTCGATGCGATGTCGGCAGTGGTGCCGTTTTATTACAAAACGACAGTAGAACAGATCAAGGAGCACTACAACGCGATTATGGCCGCCGTCCCGCTGCCGATGCTTATCTACCACTATCCGGGAGCGACAGGAGTCCAGCTGTCGATGGATTTCTACGAGGATATGGCGCGTCATCCCCAATGCATTGGTGTCAAATTCACCTCGCTCAACCTGTTCGAGATGCAGCAAATTCGCGCCCGCTGCGGAGACCGCTTTCTAATCTTCAACGGGCATGACGAGGTGTATGCGGCTGGCGCTCTCATGGGAGCCGACGGCGCTATAGGCAGCACGTATAATATGATGGCTCCGCTGTTCGTCCGGATGTTTCAAGAGGCAGAGCGGGGCGGCTGGTCGAGGCTTCCGGAACTGCAGGCCGAGAGCAACGAGGTGATTGCGCATATGGTGCAGTTCGATGTGATTCCTTACGAGAAGTATATATGTTATGCGCAGGGCATTATCCGGTCGCCCAGAGCAAGGCAGCCGCTAAAACAGCTGACGGA